The DNA window ACGAGGTGATGGAGTACGTCTTCGGCCTGTTGGAGAACGGGGCGGACGCGGACGCACTCGAACCGCCCGCCGGAGGTGACGACGGTGACGTCGCCTACCACAGTCACTGCCAGCAACGGACGCTCGGACTGGAGGGATACACCGAGGCGGTCCTCGAACACCTCGGCTACGACGTGCTCACCTCGGACGTCGAGTGCTGCGGGATGGGAGGGTCGTTCGGCTACAAATTTGAGTACTACGAACTCAGCATGGACATCGGCGGCGAACTCAAGCGGCAGTTCGAGACCGAAGAGGCCGGCGACCGAACCGTCGTCGCCTCCGGCACCTCCTGTCTCGACCAACTCGACTCCCTTCTCGACCGGTCGAGCAGACACCCCGTCGAGTTGGTCGCGCCGGACCGTCCGTAGCGTCGCCTCCGCGCGGCCGACCCCTCGTCGTCGCTCGCCGTTCGACGGGTTCGTCGCCGCCAGCGGACGTAGAGGGCCGGAGGAGCGTCTGACGGCCGTCTGCCGCGACTCGTCGCGTCGGCGGCCGACGCGGCGAAGGCTACGAACTATTAAGTCGGATGACTTCAAGAGAGTGCACATGGACGGGACCCCCGAAGAGATAACGACGCTTGTCGGCCGCGAGGTCTACTCCAACAACGGGGTGTTCGTCGGGGAAGTCGAAGACATCCGACTCGACCTCGACCGACAGTCTGTCACGGGACTCGCACTCACGGCACTCAACGACGAACTGTTCAGAGACCGCATCGACCCCGGGAAGGGCGTACTCATCCCGTACCGCTGGGTACGCGCCGTCGGCGACGTCATCCTCATCAACGACGTGGTCGAACGGCTGAAAGACCCCGAAGAGGAAGAAGAGAGCTCGGCTATCGCCTGATTCGGTCCTCAGCTTCCGTTACTGCTCTCGGAACTTTCGACGCCCATCGCCTCGAAGAGCTTTCTGCGGACGGCCTCCTCGGTCAGTTTCAACAGGGTGCCGCGGTTGTCCTCGTTCGTCTCGATGCCGGTGAAGATGCCGAGCGGAATCTCGACGGACCCCTGCGTGGAGTGGCCGCCCGCGTCGCCGATGTCCTCGAAGGCGTCCTGCAGGACCTTCCCGATGTTCATCCGGATGTCCTTCGACCGAGCCGAGAGGTAGATGTTGTCGTCGGCGATGCCGAACACCGCCGTCGTCGTGATGCCTTCGAGCTTCAGGAGGTGTTGGGCGGCCTGCCCCAACGCGTCCCTGTCGCGGATGAACCCCGCGTTCGAGACGAGGTGACTCCCCTGTACCTCGCGGTTCTGAATCGCCTCCGCCAGCACGTCCAGCGTCTCGGCGGACATGGAGGGCGACTCCACCTGTTCGAGGGTGTCGTGGTTCGCGAACGGGTAGAGGTACGCCGCCGCGGTGAGGTCCGCGGGCGTCGTCTCCCGCTTGAAGTCCAGCGTCTCGGAGCGGATGCCGTACAGCAGAGCGGTCGCGACCGCTTCGCTCGGACTGAGGTCGAACTCCTGAATGTACTTCGTGAGGATGGTCGAGGTCGAGGAGACGTTCGGCCGCACGTCCATGAACGCCGCGTCGATGTCCTCGCCCGGTTCGAAGTGGTCGATGAAGATGTCTATCTCGGCTGTGACCTCCGGTTCGGAGGACTTCATGTGGTCTACGAGGGCCACCGCGCCGTACTCCGAGAGGGGCGGCGCGTCGGCGAGTCGGACGAGTTCGATGCCGAGGAGGTTGACGAAGGCGCGGTTCTCTTGGTGGCCGATTTCGCCGTCGTAGAGGATGTCAGATTCGAGGTTGTGCTCCGACGCGATTGCTTGCAAAGCCACGGCGCTGGCGATGGAGTCGGGGTCGGGGTTGTCGTGGGTGAGGATGGCCAGTCCGTCGTTCGTCCCCTCCAGGAGTTCGGCCAACTGCCGCGCCTTGTACTCTAACTCGCCCGATTCGAGCGACCGAAGCGCGGAGTCGGCGATGACCTCCGAGGGGTTGATGACGACGTCCGCCCCCAGTTCGGAGAGTTCGTCCTCCGAGACGGGGTCGGAGGCCCGGACGACGATGAACTGCTCGCCGCCGCTCTCCCGAATCGCGGAGACGGCCGCCTTGTTCGCCTCGACGTCCGACGAGAGGATGAGAACCACGTCCCGGTCCGTCACCACCTCCGCGACGGCCGGGTCGGCGATGTCGGTCGTCTGCGCGTTCAAATCTTGGTCGCGGAGTGCCTCGACCCGACTCTCGTCTTTGTCGAGGATGAGCACGCTCTTGCCCTCCTCCGCTAACTCCTCGGCCACCGCGTGACCCACGCTCCCGCACCCCAAGATTGCGTAGGTAGACATCGAGGAGATAGTGACCCCAGCGCTCATGTTACTTGCAATTCTGTCGGACGACACTTAACAGCACCCGTTTCGACGAGTGCCGGGACGCTCCGTCGGCGGTTCTCCGCGGCCCGTACCGCCGTCCGCACCGGACCGAAAGGAAACACATTTAGTTACCCCTCCGTTACGAGAAATTGCGAGGGCCGGTAGCTCAGTTAGGTAGAGCGTCTGACTCTTAATCAGACGGTCGGGGGTTCAACTCCCTCCCGGCCCGTACGTAGACCGGCGAGCGACAGCGAGCAGTGTCGAGGCGCGGAGGGGGGAGTCGAACCAGACGAGACGAAGCGAGTCTCGGCGCGGTTCAACTCCCTCCCGGCCCGTTTCCGTTCGTTCGAGAGCGAAGTCGTCTCCTGTCTCTCTCGTCACCCCGGCGAACGCGGAGCGTCCGCCGCGCCGATGCACACCGCGTTTCCAGTAAAAACCGCAAGGCGGCGGTCCGTCGGGAACGACATTCCCCCGGCGTCACCCGCCGCGTCGAGACTCTCACCGCTTCCGACAGTTTCGACTGGTTTAGGTGTCTCTCCGAACGAGAGGGAGGAAATGCCGCCGGAAGATAGAACGGGAGTCGTCCTTTTCGTCGTCGCGGTCGCACTCGTCGCCGTATTCGGCGCGATAAAGGGCGTCAACGAACGCCTCGTCGCCGCCGCCGTCGCGACGGCGTCACTCACCCCGTCTCTGAGCGCGGTTCCGTCAGGCTTGGGCAGTTTCCTGCTGCTCGCTTGCCTCGCCGTCGGGAGCGTACTTCTGCTCCGCGCGGTACTCGGTCCGTGACGACGCCGTATCGGTCACCCGGCGGTCGTCGACGAGTTCCACCGCGCGCCACGCGTTGCCGCGCATGCCGACGGACTCCATCTTCAACGGAAGCGTCGTCCCCGCGGGCAACCGTTCGAGCGTCTCCCGAACCTCGTCGGACTCGCACTCGACCACCTGCCGAACCTCGCTGTCCGACTCGACTCTGACCGTCATCGCGCCGTGGTCGTTCATCGGCCAGACGATTCGAACCGCGCGTACGTCTCCTGTCGCCGGGGTGATGTTTTGGCTCATACTAGTCTCTGTCGGCTCCTACCTCCATAAACTCTCTTTTGGCCATCGCAAGTTTACTTCTGGAAATTAAGAATAGTTGTATCGATAGTGATGATAACTGAGTGTCAACTCCGCGGGAGGGACGGTTCTCCCTACGCCTCGTCGTCGAGCAGTTCGTCCAAGAGCGTCTCCAAACTGTAGTTCTGAAGCACCCGGTGACTGTCCCGGAGCGTCGAGATGACGAACGTGGAGTTCGTCCGCTGAACCTCCTCTATCGTCTCGAAGTCGGTGATGAGACGCTCGACCATCTCCCGCCCCGAGAGGTGCGCGACGACGATGAAGTCCGTCTCGCCCATGGTGAAGTACGCCTGCGTCACGCCCTCGACGTCCAGTATCTTCTCCTCGAAGTCGTGGTGGGACCCGCTGTAGTCGGCGAGGATCTCGACGAGGACGGTGACACCGAGTCCCACCTCCTCGACGTCGATGTCGTAGAGGTCGTTCTCGATGATACCCGCCTCGCGGAGGTTGTTCAGTCGATAGTGGATGGTCGAGACGGGGATGTCCGTCTCCTCGTGGAGTTTCTCGGGGCTCCCCGTCTCCAAGTCGGCGATAGCCTTCAGCAGGCGGATGTCGCGTTCGTCCATGACCGGTTACGCGACGATTCGTCTCCGGTCGCTTAACATCCACCGCTCTCGGACCGGCGGAACCCCTTGCTGGTTCCTCTCACGCACACCGTTTGTATCGATCTTTCAGTAACCAAATTCGCGTTTGATTGTATTCAAATTCAATTCAGAGCAATCTGTTGTAGACAGGTTTAACAACCACCGTCCCAGACGGAAGAGACACCTCGATGAATCCACTCTCTCGATTCGGTTCTGCAGGACGCGACGCGGCGTTGTTTCTCACGCTCGCGTGCTTCTGGGGCACCTCGTTCGTCGCTATCGAAGTCGGACTACCGCACTTCCCGCCGATGCTGTTCGCGGGCGTTCGCTACGCGGCGGCCGGCGCGATAATCCTCGCGTACGCCGCCGTCACCGCCGACAGGCTGCTCCCGCGCGGGCGTGACGAGGTAGCGAGCGTTCTCGTCGCCGGCGGCCTCATCATCGGCATCTACCACGGCCTCCTCTATCTCGGGCAGATGCACGTTCCGGGCGCCATCTCCTCGGTGGTCGTCAGCCTCTCGCCGGTTCTGACGGCCGTCTTCGCCGCTCTCATCCTCGACGAGTCGCTCGACCGGTTCGGTGCGCTCGGCTTCCTCCTCGGCATCGCGGGCGTCGTCGTCGTCGCCGACCCCGACCCGGCGAACCTCCTGTCTGCGGACATCCTCGGTATCGGCCTCATCTTCCTCGGGTGCGCGACGTTCGCCCTCGGCGCGGTTCTCACCCGCCCCCTCCGCGTCAGTCTCCCCATCGAGTCGATGCAGGGGTGGGCGATGCTCCTCGGGGCGGGCATCCTCTTTGCGGCGGCGGCCGCCCGCGGCGAGTCGCCCGCGAGCATCGAGTGGACGTTCCCCGCCGTCGTCTCTCTGGCGTACCTGACGCTCGTCTCCGGCGTCGTCGCCTTCCTCATCTACTTCACGCTGTTGGACCGCGTCGGGGCCACCGAGATAAACCTCATCGGCTACCTCGAACCGGTCGTCGCCTCGACGGTGAGTTGGGCGGTTCTGGACCACGTCGTCGGCGCGCAGACCCTCGTCGGGTTCGTCGCCGTCTTCGCCGGGTTCGCACTCGTCAAGCGCGACGCGCTTCGCACCCGACTCGGACTCACCGACCCCGCCACTCCGTCGTCGCACGGGTACGACGCCGACTGAGGGCGGGCGGTCGTCGATTTCCGAACCGAAACTAACTTTCGCCAGTTGCGTACATCTCCGGCGTGAACCGGGATACGCTGCAGTTTTACTCGCTCTACCTCACTCGATTCGCCGGCGGATTCGGCTTCATCACGCTCGTCACCCTCCTCGGGAAGTACATCAACGTCCTCGACCCCTCGGCGGTGACGGTTCTGGGAGTCACGCTCGGTGCGGGGTTCGTCATCGGGATGTTCACGACGGGGTTCACGCTGGCGCAGACGGCCGCCGTGGTCCCCCTCGCGTGGGCGGGCGACCGATTCGACAAGCGGAACGTTCTCCTCGGGACGCTCCTCCTCGGCGCAGTCGCGTACGGTCTCTTCCCCCTCGTCGATTCGAGCCTCTCGTTCATCCTCGCGCGGGCGTTGCAGGGCGTCGCCGTCACGGGTGCGAGCCTCATGTCTCTGGCCCTCGTCGGCGAACTCGCGGAAGCCGGGACGCGGGCGAACCGCATCGGGAAGGCCAACGCCGCTTCCTTCGCGGCGTCCATCCTCGGGAGCATCTCCGCCGGCCTCCTGTACGACGCCCTCGGCTTCTCGCCCATCTTCTCGATAATCGTCGCCCTCCTCTCCGTGGCGACGGTCGGCGTCTGGTTCTTCCTCGACCCCGACGAGACGACCATCCGCGGTTTCCCCTTCTCCGACCTCGCTCTCAACCGGCGCATCCTCACGATAGCGACGTTCCGGACGCAGTACGCCGTCGCGGTCACCCTCGTCCGGACGTGGGTCCCCATCTACGCCGGAGTGGCCGCCGCGAGCGGCGGACTCGCCTACGGCGGCCTCGCCGTCTCCGTCACCGTCGTCGCGGAGAAGTTCACGAACATGCTGTTTCAGCCCACGATGGGCCGCTACTCCGACGAGTACGGCCGGGCGGCGTTCGTCTTCGTCGGCGGCGGGTGCTACGGACTCGTCGCCCTCTGCGTCCCGTTCTCGCCGGTCATCGGAACCGCGCTCGGACTCCCCGGCGCGCTCCCGATTCTCGGTCCTCTCTCGCCCGCGTTCCTCCCCCTCGTCGGCCTTTCGGGACTCCTCGGCGTCGCCGACAGCCTCCGCGAACCCGCGAGCATGGCGCTGTTCGCCGACGAGGGAACCGAAGACGGCGGCGTCGCCGCCTCGTTCGGCATCCGCGACCTGCTCTGGCGGCCCGGAAGCGTCGCCGCGCCCCTGCTCGGCGGCTACCTCATGGCCGACGTCGGCATGGAGTGGGTGTTCTACGTGGGCGGTCTGTTCGCCCTCACCGGCGTCCTCACCTTCCTCGCCGTCCTCGTCCGCGACTTCGGCACCCGCGCGCTCGCCGAGTGGTGACGCCGCGAGGAGTCGTCGTCCGAGCGCTCCGGGCCTAGTGTCAATACGCTCTCACCCGTAGCGAACGTATGGACCGACTCAGCACTCCCCCGAGACAGCGACTCCTCGCGTCGCCCCTCGGTTCGGTTACGGCGACTCGGCCGTTCGAGTCGCTGAAGACGCGTTCGCTCCCCCGAAAGTTCGCCGGGTACCGCGTCCGTGCGGCGGCGGACGTGGCCCTCGGGTCGGGTCCGGCGGCGTTCCTTCGCGAGGCGGACGCGCCCCCGGCCCCGCACCTCCACGACAGGATAGAGACGGCCCTCGCGCGGTACGCCGACGTCCGCGAGGCGTACGAGGAACTGCTCGAACGCTGGGAGGCCGTCTTCTGGGGCGACGTCGAGGCCGGTCCGGACCAACGGGTCGAACTCGAACGCGAGCGACGGCGCATCTCCGAGGCGCACGCCCGCCCGAACGACGTGTTCGGCTTCCTCGCGCGGGGCCACTACGTCCCGCCGGTGAAGTACGACGTGCCCGACCCGGACGCCGCCGCGGAGAAGTGGGCGCACGAACTCGCCGAACCCGAACGCCTCTACGGCTTCTCCGACGCCACGGTGACGGAGGCGCTTCCGCGCGTCACCCGGTCGGCGACGGTGGCCGGTCCGGGGACGACGGAGTTCAGACTTCGCTTCGAGACGCCGGCGCTCCACGTCGGCGACACCGCCACCGCGCGCGTCTACGAACCTGACGACGCCGAGGGCGCACTGCCGACGTTCGTGTTCTACTCCGGACTCGCGTCGCTCGGCGACCTGCTCCGCTACTGGCCCGAGGAGGAGGCCGTCGGCCGCCGCCTCGCGCGCGAGGGGTACCGCGTCGTCCTCCCCGACGCGCCGTGGCACGCCCACCGCGAACCGCGCGGGAGTTACAGCGGCGAACCGGCTCTCGCCCGCGCGCCCATCGGGATGTTCGAACTCTACGCCGCGGCGTCGAAGGAGGCGGGCGTCTTCGTCGATTGGGCGCGGACGGAGGGCGCGCCGCGCGTCGGCGTCGGCGGTGTCGGACTCGGCGGCACCGTCGCACTCCACGTCGCCGGGCGGTGCGACCTGTGGCCCGAGTCGATGCGCCCGGAGTTCGCCGCGCCCGTCGGCGCGCCGGGCGCGGTAGACCAGACCATCACGTCGAGCGACCTGTACGAAGCCCTCGATTTGGGCGACGCCCTCTCGGCCGCCGGGTGGACGGGTCGCCGCCTGCGCGACTTCGCGCCCCTTCTGAACCCGCCCGCGGAACCGGCGGTAAACCCCGAGCGGATTCTCGCCTTCTACGGGGCGGCGGACGAAACCGCCCCCGCGGAGACGACGGAGGCCCTCGTCCGGCGGTGGCGACTCCCCCGCCGGAACGTCACCGAGTGGGACTGCGGTCACGTCGGCGTCCGCACCCGCCTGATTCGCGGCGATTCGTACCGGCGGGCGGTGACGCGCGAACTCGACCGACAGACGATGCAGACGGAGACGGGAGCGACCGCCTGAGGGTACCTGACGCGACGGAACGCTCCGATTCCCCGTCCGCTAAGTTCTCCCTTTGAAACTGTTTCACGGGCTAACTCCCGCGTAATCGCCGGACGTGACCAGGGGTATCCCGAGCGGGCGACCCCCCGGTTTCGAACGTTTCATTCGTCCAACCGTCGGCGGCGTTTATCCGGCTTCTCTCCCATGTCACGAGTACACAGCCCCGGTACGGATGCCGGGAGGTGCCCCGTATGCAAGAACACGAACGAGCCACGGAACGTCGGACGGTGAGTATGGCCTCGGACGACTCTGCGGAACGTCGGACGATGAGTGTAATCTCGGAAATCAAACGCCACCTCCGGCGAGCGCTCGCGAAGGCGTGCGTCGCGCTGACCGGGTTGACGCTCGCCTTCATGCTCGCGCCGGTCTGGTGAGCGAGGTGACGACCGACTTCTCGTCCCTCCGGGCGGGACGAGACGGACGGACCGACGGGCGGCACCCCGCGAGCCGACGGGTGCGGTACCGTCGAAACGACCCCCGCGGCGGTTCGCCGCGACGACGGTAGAAAACGAGGCGAATCCGACCGCTCGACGGGTTACTCGTCGAGGAAGTCGGGTTCGATGCGCTTCTCTTCGTACTCCGACTGGAGGTGGTCGCGGAACTCCTCGACCGTAACGTCCTGCTGTTCCCGCTCTTTCCGGTCGCGCACGGAGATGGTTCCGGCCTCCTCCTCGTCGCCGCCGACGATTATCATGTAGGGGACGCGGTCCTCTTGGGCTTCGCGAATCTTCCGACCGAGCGTCCACGACCGGTCCTCGACGTCGACGCGGAAGTCGCCGAGTTCGTTCTTCACGCGGTGGGCGTAGCCGAGTTGGTCGTCGCTGATGGGGAGGATGCGCACCTGTTCGGGCGCCAGCCAGAGCGGGAACTTCCCGTTGAAGTGCTCGACGAGCACCATGAAGAAGCGCTCGTAACTGCCGTAGAGCGCGCGGTGGATCATCACCGGACGGTGCTCCTCGTTGTCCTCGCCCGTGTAGGTGAGGTCGAACCGCTCGGGCATGTTGAAGTCCACCTGCACCGTCGGGCCGTCCCAGTTGCGCCCGAGGGCGTCCTCGAAGGAGAAGTCTATCTTCGGCCCGTAGAACGCGCCGTCGCCGGGTTCGAGGTCGTAGTCGATGTTCTGGTTCTCCAGCACCGAGCGCAGTTGCGTCTCGGCCTGTTCCCAGATTTCGTCGCTGCCGACGGACTTCTCGGGGCGCGTCGCGAGCGCGACGTGCGCGTCGAGTCCGAACGTCTCCAGCACCTCGAAGATGGAGTCCATCACCTGCCGAATCTCCTGTTCTATCTGCTCGGGGCGGCAGAACAGGTGGCCGTCGTCGATGGTGAACGACCAGACGCGGGAGAGACCGGAGAGTTCGCCGCGTTGCTCCTTGCGGTACACCTTCCCGTCCTCGAAGTAGCGCACCGGCAGGTCGCGGTACGACCACGAGTGCTGGTCGAAGATGGTCGCGTGGCCCGGGCAGTTCATCGGCTTCAGGCCGTACTCCTCGTCGTTGACGTCGAGGAGGAACATGTCGTCGACGTAGTTGTCGTAGTGGCCCGACTGCTTCCACAGTTCCGTCCGGAAGAGGTGCGGCGTCTCGACGGGTTCGTAGTCGGCGTCGAGGTTCAAAGACTCGGCGTAGTCCGACAGTTCGTTGAGGATGCGCTTGCCGCTCGGGTGGTAGAGCGGAAGTCCCGGCCCCGTCACCTCGGGGATGGAGAAGAGGTCCATCTCGCCGCCTATCTTCCGGTGGTCGCGCTCTTTGGCCTCCTCGCGCCGTTCGAGGAACCGTTCGAGGTCCGACTCCGACTCGAACGCCGTCCCGTAGACGCGCGTCAGCGTCTCGTTGTCCTCGTCGCCGCGCCAGTACGCGGAGGAGATGTTGAGCAGTTCGACCGCGCCGATTTCGCCCGTCGATTCGACGTGCGGGCCCTTACAGAGGTCCTCGAACTCCCCTTGCACGAAGAAGGAGACGGGGTCCTCGTCGGCCGCCTCGTTCTCCAAGATGTCGCGTTTGTAGGGGTTGTCCTCGTACTTCTCTAAGGCCTCCTCGCGGGAGAGCAGTTCACGCTCGATGTCGAGGTCCTCCTCGACGATGGTCTCCATCTCCGCTTCTATCTCCGCGAGGTCCTCTTGGTCCAACTCGACGCCCGTCACGTCGTAGTAGAACCCCTCGTCCGTCGGCGGGCCGATGGCGAGTTTCGCCTCCGGGTACAGTCGCTGAAGCGCCTGCGCGAAGACGTGCGCGGCCGAGTGGCGGAGGACGTCCAGATACTCGTCGCTCTGGTCCGTGACGATGACGACGGTGGCCCCGTCGCGGACCGGCGACGCCTTGTCCACGAGTTCGCCGTCGACGACGCCCGCCACGGTGTCGGCCCCGAGACCGGGTCCGATTTCGTACGCGACGTCTTCGACCGTCGCCCCCTCCTCGACGGGTAACTCCGTGCCGTCGGGGAGCGTCACAACGATTTCACTCATATGCGGTGGGAGTCGGAGCGCACGAATAAGTGTTTTTGAGTGCCGCCACGGGTTCCCACGGGCGGGTGACCGGTTTCGCGACGTGAAGCCGGGCGCACCCCGGCGTCGAGGACGTTCGAGACTCGCCGTCCCCCGCGGTCCGGCCGAACCGCGACCGGACGGTGGCCTCCGCCGGAAAACGCCGTTCTCCGGAGTTCTCCGAGACGAGAAATACTGTGTATTCTGAAAAGTACTTTTCAATGTCAACTCTGACGATACAACGGATGGATCTCTGTTCCCTCTCTCGACGCGACGCCCTCCTCGGTATCGGTTCGAGCCTCGCGGCCGGCGGCGGGGACGTGTTGGGCGGGACTGCCGACGACGACCTGTGCGACTTCGAACAGTCGGACGGCGGCGGCGGACCGGTGACGGCCTGTTCGTTCAACGTCCTGCACGAAACCTCGGACGAGGAGTATCCGTGGGAGTCTCGCCGTCCCCGCGTCACCGAGGCGATCGACCGAATCGCCCCCGACCTACTCGGCGTCCAGGAGGCTCGTCCCGGCCGGTTCGCCGACCTGAAAGAGGCGTTCTCCGACTACGAGTGGTACGGCCCCGGCCGCGAGGGGGGCGACGAGAGCGAGGCGGTGCCCGTCGCTTGGCGGAGCGATCGGTTCGAGGTGCGGGAGACGGGGGAGTTCTGGCTCTCGGAGACGCCCGGGAAGCCGAGCACCGGTTGGGACGCCCGAAACCCGCGGATCGCGACGTGGGCGACTCTCACCGACGGAGGAACGGGGACCGATCTCTGGTTCTGCAACACGCACGTCTCGTGGGCCAACGAGGAGACGCGCCGAAACTCCGCCGAGTTACTCCGCCGCCGGGCGGTCGAACGCGCGGAGAACGGCGAAACCGCGGTCGTCACCCTCGACCTCAACGCCGCCCCCGAGTCCCCTTCGTACGAGGTTCTCACGGGTGGGACGGACGCCGCGAGTCCCGTCGCCGACGGCCGAAGCGAGGCCGAGGAGGAGTCGGTGTCCGGCCCCGAGAAGACGTACCACGCCTTCAACGACCGGCC is part of the Halopelagius longus genome and encodes:
- a CDS encoding DHH family phosphoesterase, translating into MSAGVTISSMSTYAILGCGSVGHAVAEELAEEGKSVLILDKDESRVEALRDQDLNAQTTDIADPAVAEVVTDRDVVLILSSDVEANKAAVSAIRESGGEQFIVVRASDPVSEDELSELGADVVINPSEVIADSALRSLESGELEYKARQLAELLEGTNDGLAILTHDNPDPDSIASAVALQAIASEHNLESDILYDGEIGHQENRAFVNLLGIELVRLADAPPLSEYGAVALVDHMKSSEPEVTAEIDIFIDHFEPGEDIDAAFMDVRPNVSSTSTILTKYIQEFDLSPSEAVATALLYGIRSETLDFKRETTPADLTAAAYLYPFANHDTLEQVESPSMSAETLDVLAEAIQNREVQGSHLVSNAGFIRDRDALGQAAQHLLKLEGITTTAVFGIADDNIYLSARSKDIRMNIGKVLQDAFEDIGDAGGHSTQGSVEIPLGIFTGIETNEDNRGTLLKLTEEAVRRKLFEAMGVESSESSNGS
- a CDS encoding MFS transporter, which translates into the protein MNRDTLQFYSLYLTRFAGGFGFITLVTLLGKYINVLDPSAVTVLGVTLGAGFVIGMFTTGFTLAQTAAVVPLAWAGDRFDKRNVLLGTLLLGAVAYGLFPLVDSSLSFILARALQGVAVTGASLMSLALVGELAEAGTRANRIGKANAASFAASILGSISAGLLYDALGFSPIFSIIVALLSVATVGVWFFLDPDETTIRGFPFSDLALNRRILTIATFRTQYAVAVTLVRTWVPIYAGVAAASGGLAYGGLAVSVTVVAEKFTNMLFQPTMGRYSDEYGRAAFVFVGGGCYGLVALCVPFSPVIGTALGLPGALPILGPLSPAFLPLVGLSGLLGVADSLREPASMALFADEGTEDGGVAASFGIRDLLWRPGSVAAPLLGGYLMADVGMEWVFYVGGLFALTGVLTFLAVLVRDFGTRALAEW
- the thrS gene encoding threonine--tRNA ligase, translating into MSEIVVTLPDGTELPVEEGATVEDVAYEIGPGLGADTVAGVVDGELVDKASPVRDGATVVIVTDQSDEYLDVLRHSAAHVFAQALQRLYPEAKLAIGPPTDEGFYYDVTGVELDQEDLAEIEAEMETIVEEDLDIERELLSREEALEKYEDNPYKRDILENEAADEDPVSFFVQGEFEDLCKGPHVESTGEIGAVELLNISSAYWRGDEDNETLTRVYGTAFESESDLERFLERREEAKERDHRKIGGEMDLFSIPEVTGPGLPLYHPSGKRILNELSDYAESLNLDADYEPVETPHLFRTELWKQSGHYDNYVDDMFLLDVNDEEYGLKPMNCPGHATIFDQHSWSYRDLPVRYFEDGKVYRKEQRGELSGLSRVWSFTIDDGHLFCRPEQIEQEIRQVMDSIFEVLETFGLDAHVALATRPEKSVGSDEIWEQAETQLRSVLENQNIDYDLEPGDGAFYGPKIDFSFEDALGRNWDGPTVQVDFNMPERFDLTYTGEDNEEHRPVMIHRALYGSYERFFMVLVEHFNGKFPLWLAPEQVRILPISDDQLGYAHRVKNELGDFRVDVEDRSWTLGRKIREAQEDRVPYMIIVGGDEEEAGTISVRDRKEREQQDVTVEEFRDHLQSEYEEKRIEPDFLDE
- a CDS encoding endonuclease/exonuclease/phosphatase family protein codes for the protein MDLCSLSRRDALLGIGSSLAAGGGDVLGGTADDDLCDFEQSDGGGGPVTACSFNVLHETSDEEYPWESRRPRVTEAIDRIAPDLLGVQEARPGRFADLKEAFSDYEWYGPGREGGDESEAVPVAWRSDRFEVRETGEFWLSETPGKPSTGWDARNPRIATWATLTDGGTGTDLWFCNTHVSWANEETRRNSAELLRRRAVERAENGETAVVTLDLNAAPESPSYEVLTGGTDAASPVADGRSEAEEESVSGPEKTYHAFNDRPKERVDYVLTPEAADVREYQTLDVREGEYRSDHLPVAATFEF
- a CDS encoding DMT family transporter, with translation MNPLSRFGSAGRDAALFLTLACFWGTSFVAIEVGLPHFPPMLFAGVRYAAAGAIILAYAAVTADRLLPRGRDEVASVLVAGGLIIGIYHGLLYLGQMHVPGAISSVVVSLSPVLTAVFAALILDESLDRFGALGFLLGIAGVVVVADPDPANLLSADILGIGLIFLGCATFALGAVLTRPLRVSLPIESMQGWAMLLGAGILFAAAAARGESPASIEWTFPAVVSLAYLTLVSGVVAFLIYFTLLDRVGATEINLIGYLEPVVASTVSWAVLDHVVGAQTLVGFVAVFAGFALVKRDALRTRLGLTDPATPSSHGYDAD
- a CDS encoding Lrp/AsnC family transcriptional regulator, with the protein product MDERDIRLLKAIADLETGSPEKLHEETDIPVSTIHYRLNNLREAGIIENDLYDIDVEEVGLGVTVLVEILADYSGSHHDFEEKILDVEGVTQAYFTMGETDFIVVAHLSGREMVERLITDFETIEEVQRTNSTFVISTLRDSHRVLQNYSLETLLDELLDDEA
- a CDS encoding PRC-barrel domain-containing protein encodes the protein MDGTPEEITTLVGREVYSNNGVFVGEVEDIRLDLDRQSVTGLALTALNDELFRDRIDPGKGVLIPYRWVRAVGDVILINDVVERLKDPEEEEESSAIA
- a CDS encoding dienelactone hydrolase family protein encodes the protein MDRLSTPPRQRLLASPLGSVTATRPFESLKTRSLPRKFAGYRVRAAADVALGSGPAAFLREADAPPAPHLHDRIETALARYADVREAYEELLERWEAVFWGDVEAGPDQRVELERERRRISEAHARPNDVFGFLARGHYVPPVKYDVPDPDAAAEKWAHELAEPERLYGFSDATVTEALPRVTRSATVAGPGTTEFRLRFETPALHVGDTATARVYEPDDAEGALPTFVFYSGLASLGDLLRYWPEEEAVGRRLAREGYRVVLPDAPWHAHREPRGSYSGEPALARAPIGMFELYAAASKEAGVFVDWARTEGAPRVGVGGVGLGGTVALHVAGRCDLWPESMRPEFAAPVGAPGAVDQTITSSDLYEALDLGDALSAAGWTGRRLRDFAPLLNPPAEPAVNPERILAFYGAADETAPAETTEALVRRWRLPRRNVTEWDCGHVGVRTRLIRGDSYRRAVTRELDRQTMQTETGATA